The proteins below are encoded in one region of Elusimicrobiota bacterium:
- a CDS encoding DUF4175 family protein, which translates to MFLYIVENITKIFIFLFFIVFINYFADIFNLSSYALRVSLWLVMIVFSIVFIMKIILKIIYLKTANEDIAILIQKKNSTLKDDLINAIQLKNNKYSETSSLFAEEFVRITSSKISKDLLKKFTDFKPLKNIIIVFLIFLVNFALFFNSLQLKRYLIPFLSAMEIAVLPGDISVNLGSDVNIRAVVKPDKSTPYLYFREANSEWHKKKMKKTGKGEYAEAIEKITDNTEYYVVVLDNKSHKYDVKITSPFTIADIKLEYIYPSYIGLPDKIVEESDIEAPVGTTVKITAQTNKKAKEAFLITDMNEKNKMDISKNLITSQFVIQNQTEYWIEAVSIDGDIYRQPVKYKVSVTKNSPPVIEIVAPACDIIVSENEKLKIIYSAEDDFGISEINIDYLTLKKQVKIKSFIKPTQKILDDYEISVADLGLKPGDVIQYRLEVADNNIYPAHLTGNSKTYSIEVMSYEMEHKIIEDEISDFNRKLQEILSRQLQSRTSLAKRDIENAANMQKNAQELMNKATDEFSKTVEKMANDPLTDYNAYSEYKNLLEAAKTIGEQKMNEAEDSLSNKQYDNAERVQDEIIEELKRLGVFSEDIAKKQKMEDMLSTVRDMADTSSDIEQNLKDMKNFSDPEKMKKLQEANEKLSKLMEELSKKVSEMPQKLPEDFANDENVKKIDLTEMRSAADEMKWSLQSGNIDKAIELAEKLSKQISDILNTMENSSNSTTSSAQQKLQKETEESLNDLDKIVEEQRKILNSTQELDMQRAKKILSLQKELLKKLVEKQKLAMSRLNDSKTIIEKSTTTHPSVFNLYVQPETQMGIVLKEFTDEKIEKSNELLITIIAELENISKNVNIKKSAEYVLSSKTIEQEILNELKKFAPPKTSIFTENDLEKHNQLSKTQKLNQKQAQLLHKKVLGILSKTLSIPSDAAKKILSSQEAMGSASDELSNANDPSAVDFEKKALNDLLSGKEGLEGALSQMGQASSMGGKGSMGMGGKFRTRGNRGNKEGGYTGFREGFVKIPSIDEYKPPKEFRESIIESLRQKYPQKYETIIKDYFKRLIE; encoded by the coding sequence ATGTTTTTGTATATTGTTGAAAATATTACAAAAATCTTCATATTCTTGTTTTTTATTGTGTTTATAAATTATTTTGCCGATATTTTTAATTTATCGTCATATGCATTAAGAGTCTCTCTATGGCTGGTAATGATTGTGTTTTCAATAGTATTTATTATGAAGATAATACTAAAAATAATTTATTTAAAAACAGCAAATGAAGATATAGCGATTTTGATTCAGAAAAAAAACAGCACATTGAAAGATGACTTGATAAATGCAATTCAACTTAAAAATAATAAATATTCCGAAACATCATCGTTATTTGCCGAAGAATTCGTAAGAATCACATCATCAAAAATTTCTAAGGATTTATTAAAAAAATTCACAGATTTCAAACCATTGAAAAATATTATCATTGTATTTTTAATTTTCCTGGTGAATTTTGCTTTATTTTTCAATTCACTTCAATTAAAAAGATATTTAATACCTTTTCTTTCGGCGATGGAAATTGCAGTTTTGCCAGGAGATATTTCAGTTAATCTTGGTAGTGATGTGAATATTCGTGCAGTTGTTAAACCTGACAAATCAACGCCATATCTTTATTTTAGAGAAGCTAACAGTGAATGGCATAAAAAGAAAATGAAAAAAACAGGTAAAGGCGAATATGCGGAGGCTATTGAAAAAATAACAGATAATACAGAATATTATGTCGTAGTATTGGACAATAAATCACATAAGTATGATGTGAAAATAACTTCGCCGTTTACAATCGCTGATATAAAACTTGAATATATATATCCTTCATACATAGGATTACCGGACAAAATTGTTGAAGAAAGCGATATAGAAGCGCCGGTAGGTACTACGGTTAAAATCACTGCACAGACAAATAAAAAAGCCAAAGAAGCATTTTTGATAACCGATATGAATGAAAAAAATAAAATGGATATTTCTAAAAATCTAATTACTTCCCAATTTGTAATACAAAATCAAACTGAATACTGGATAGAAGCAGTTTCTATTGACGGGGATATCTACAGGCAACCCGTGAAGTACAAGGTTAGCGTAACTAAAAACAGTCCGCCTGTTATTGAAATAGTTGCTCCTGCCTGCGATATTATAGTTTCGGAAAATGAAAAATTAAAAATTATCTATTCCGCAGAAGATGATTTCGGGATATCAGAAATCAATATAGACTATTTAACGCTTAAAAAACAGGTGAAAATAAAATCATTTATAAAACCTACACAGAAAATATTAGATGATTATGAAATATCAGTAGCTGATTTGGGGTTGAAACCGGGCGATGTAATCCAATATCGTCTTGAAGTTGCAGATAATAATATTTATCCTGCTCATTTAACCGGAAATTCAAAAACATATAGTATTGAGGTTATGTCATATGAAATGGAACACAAAATTATAGAAGATGAAATATCTGATTTCAATAGGAAATTGCAGGAAATATTATCCAGACAGCTTCAGAGCAGAACATCACTTGCTAAACGTGATATTGAAAATGCTGCTAATATGCAGAAAAATGCACAGGAGTTAATGAATAAAGCAACAGATGAATTCAGTAAGACAGTGGAAAAAATGGCAAACGATCCGTTAACTGATTATAATGCATATTCAGAGTATAAAAATTTACTTGAAGCGGCAAAGACAATCGGGGAACAGAAAATGAACGAAGCTGAGGATTCGCTTTCTAATAAACAATATGATAATGCGGAACGGGTACAGGATGAAATAATAGAAGAACTTAAAAGACTGGGTGTATTTTCAGAAGATATTGCTAAAAAACAAAAAATGGAAGATATGCTTTCCACTGTAAGAGATATGGCGGATACTTCGTCAGATATAGAACAAAATCTTAAAGATATGAAAAATTTTTCAGATCCGGAAAAGATGAAAAAACTTCAGGAAGCAAATGAAAAACTTTCCAAGCTGATGGAAGAATTATCAAAAAAAGTTTCAGAAATGCCGCAAAAATTACCGGAAGATTTTGCAAACGATGAGAATGTGAAAAAAATAGATCTTACTGAAATGAGATCGGCAGCAGATGAAATGAAGTGGTCTCTTCAATCCGGTAATATTGATAAAGCGATAGAGCTTGCTGAAAAACTCAGCAAGCAAATATCCGATATCCTTAATACAATGGAAAATTCTTCAAATTCAACAACAAGCAGTGCACAGCAGAAACTTCAAAAGGAAACAGAAGAATCGCTTAATGACCTGGACAAGATAGTAGAAGAACAGCGGAAGATTTTGAATAGTACTCAGGAATTGGACATGCAACGGGCAAAGAAGATATTGTCATTGCAAAAAGAATTGCTTAAAAAACTTGTAGAAAAACAGAAATTGGCAATGTCCAGACTCAACGATTCAAAAACAATTATTGAAAAAAGCACAACAACACATCCGTCTGTTTTTAATCTTTATGTCCAGCCTGAAACCCAGATGGGAATTGTTTTAAAGGAATTTACCGATGAAAAAATTGAAAAGTCAAATGAATTATTAATAACAATAATAGCGGAACTTGAAAATATATCCAAAAATGTAAATATTAAAAAATCTGCTGAATATGTTTTATCAAGCAAAACTATTGAACAGGAGATTCTTAATGAATTGAAGAAATTTGCACCGCCAAAAACAAGTATTTTTACAGAAAACGATTTAGAAAAGCATAATCAACTGTCAAAAACACAAAAATTAAATCAAAAACAGGCACAATTACTGCACAAAAAAGTCCTTGGAATATTAAGCAAGACGCTTTCCATACCGTCAGATGCTGCCAAAAAGATTTTATCGTCCCAGGAAGCGATGGGTTCGGCTAGTGATGAACTTTCAAACGCCAATGACCCGTCAGCAGTTGATTTTGAAAAAAAAGCGCTCAATGATTTGTTAAGTGGTAAAGAGGGGTTAGAAGGCGCTTTAAGTCAAATGGGACAGGCGAGTAGTATGGGGGGCAAAGGTTCAATGGGGATGGGTGGTAAATTTAGAACACGCGGGAATAGAGGTAATAAAGAAGGCGGTTATACGGGGTTCAGGGAAGGTTTCGTAAAAATACCTTCAATCGACGAATATAAGCCGCCAAAAGAATTCAGGGAATCAATAATTGAATCACTCAGACAAAAATATCCGCAAAAATATGAAACAATAATAAAAGATTATTTTAAACGGCTTATAGAATAA
- a CDS encoding glycosyltransferase family 39 protein, translating to MNRKIELLIIMFLFIVFGLQVAFGPWTKCPVYDEPHYLAVGYYNLKTGDFSFAPNNPPFLRMLSASFLLPLKLKLPPLPPENLKDNAGELFAYGKKFLYENTTSADKILFLGRIPIFILALLLGFFVFKFSSRLYGVKAGLLTLFLYSFSADIISHSGIATTDFGVTVFIFLSVYFFWKFSKKQTWLNALLVGFCFGLAQVSKVSSIVLVPVFMLLAGFEYNKLNKKWWRLISSVIIACCVILLSYRVTGIGSYFKGISIVFSSIIVKTKEAGNPNFLMGSYSSGGWWYYFIIAFLIKTPVPFIILLFWSLIKISHKHMKCLWNNDEIFVFLPAFIFFVSASKSQTQLGLRYILPVYPFLFVLAGSVVNVFNAVNANSKIVKKMAVLFLCLWYLYSAVRIFPHHLAYFNEFIGGPKNGWKYVVESNLDWGQDLKGLKKYIDKVKPANLVECYFGQGDSMYYGLKGQHILTPVCSPEVDYVNKKGQNLLAVSATYLQGLYLGDIHAFDWLKKYEPVDKIGYSIFVYDMTNNADIHFNLGRMFPRVNNTDAAIKEFKEALRLNPNYTDVHYELAILYWQKSDWKKVIVELQTVIKNNPNNSEAKKYLEIAKGKLIK from the coding sequence ATGAATAGAAAGATTGAATTGCTGATTATTATGTTTCTTTTTATTGTTTTTGGACTCCAGGTTGCATTTGGTCCATGGACGAAATGCCCGGTTTATGACGAACCGCATTATTTAGCTGTAGGGTATTATAATTTAAAAACAGGGGATTTTAGTTTTGCACCGAATAATCCGCCTTTTTTGAGAATGTTATCTGCAAGTTTTCTATTACCGCTTAAATTAAAACTTCCGCCTCTTCCTCCGGAAAATTTAAAAGACAATGCCGGAGAACTATTTGCTTACGGAAAAAAGTTCCTATATGAAAATACAACAAGTGCTGATAAAATACTTTTTCTTGGCAGAATACCGATATTTATTCTGGCTCTTTTGCTGGGTTTTTTTGTTTTCAAATTTTCAAGCCGGTTATATGGGGTGAAGGCGGGGTTATTGACATTATTTCTTTATTCTTTCTCAGCTGACATTATATCGCATTCTGGAATTGCAACAACGGATTTTGGGGTAACGGTTTTTATATTTTTAAGTGTATATTTTTTCTGGAAATTTTCTAAAAAACAAACTTGGTTAAATGCTTTATTAGTAGGGTTTTGTTTTGGTTTGGCTCAGGTATCAAAAGTCTCGAGTATAGTGCTTGTTCCTGTATTTATGCTTTTAGCAGGTTTTGAATATAATAAATTAAACAAAAAATGGTGGAGATTGATAAGTTCTGTTATTATTGCATGTTGTGTTATTTTATTATCCTACAGGGTGACAGGTATAGGTTCATATTTTAAAGGAATAAGTATCGTTTTTTCATCTATAATTGTTAAAACAAAAGAAGCAGGAAATCCTAATTTTCTAATGGGAAGCTATTCGTCAGGCGGTTGGTGGTATTATTTTATAATAGCATTTTTAATAAAAACGCCGGTTCCATTTATAATATTGTTGTTTTGGAGTTTGATAAAAATAAGCCACAAGCATATGAAATGCTTGTGGAATAATGATGAAATATTTGTTTTTCTTCCGGCATTTATATTTTTTGTTAGTGCATCTAAAAGTCAAACACAATTAGGATTAAGATATATACTGCCTGTTTACCCGTTCCTTTTTGTATTGGCAGGAAGTGTGGTTAATGTTTTTAACGCAGTTAATGCAAATAGCAAGATAGTAAAAAAAATGGCAGTGTTATTTCTTTGTCTGTGGTATCTTTATTCGGCTGTACGTATATTCCCTCATCATCTGGCATATTTTAATGAGTTTATCGGCGGACCAAAGAACGGGTGGAAATATGTTGTAGAATCAAATCTTGACTGGGGGCAGGATTTAAAGGGTCTTAAAAAATATATTGATAAAGTAAAACCGGCAAATTTAGTAGAGTGTTATTTTGGACAAGGTGACTCAATGTACTATGGACTAAAGGGACAGCATATACTAACGCCTGTCTGTTCTCCGGAAGTTGATTATGTAAATAAAAAGGGACAGAATCTTTTAGCTGTAAGTGCCACTTATCTGCAAGGTTTATATTTAGGTGATATTCATGCTTTCGATTGGTTAAAAAAATACGAACCTGTAGATAAAATAGGGTATTCTATATTTGTTTATGATATGACAAATAATGCTGATATTCATTTTAATCTAGGCAGAATGTTCCCCCGCGTTAACAACACTGATGCTGCAATAAAAGAATTCAAAGAGGCTTTACGTTTAAATCCAAATTATACAGATGTACATTATGAGCTCGCAATTTTATATTGGCAAAAAAGCGATTGGAAGAAAGTTATTGTTGAATTACAAACTGTAATTAAAAATAATCCAAATAACAGTGAAGCAAAAAAGTATCTTGAAATAGCAAAGGGGAAATTAATAAAATAG
- a CDS encoding DUF2723 domain-containing protein encodes MIYFLFLLTFWVFVYTLFPSVAIYRDAGEMVSVCYKYGIAHPPGYPLYVVLGKIFTILIPFGNIAYRVNCMSAVFGALTCSIIYLIIKQLTCSFSIPQSHNPAIPHSLYSTIPQSHNPAFLLSACLPVLIFAFSKTLWSVSVVAEMYTLNIFFIVLIIYLLLTTRYLLLVSFLLGLATGNRIEIILIVPGILYWVVKSKIQNLFSIKNIITYVILFFLGFSIFAFLPARSKTQPYLNWNKPDNIQTVMDTITRKTHGKTLDLISTRYKISDVFYSGMKVYLERTFNLFTIIGIPIVFFGFLYLYKAKKDFLISTLMIYIITGPFFITIAKMPPNPYALAIVEPHYLISDLMLALWFGFGIYFVSRKLKTVSIIFLIIPIWLFTLNIGKQNMRNNFTAYDFARNVFRSLPANSIIISREDIQVFSEWYLQYVENKRNDITVIAKGLSGSKWYQETLKKYKNTDVFSLNNPDTFSQFYIFNKNRNVCFTSDVEDYEMLGQKYYVYPYGLVFQVKDIKTVFDKPVNFVEFYIKRSVLNASAYPDFFTQKIISQYADSLFKAGLFFMREDKEKDAIIKFNEAISIKEDYPSIYYNLGWLYYQKNDLEKTEYYYKESIKYYTKMYNDAIEYKSFPEVVDSILYDWAIVYNNLGTIYEKQNKTNEAISEYNEAVKIKSDYMDAHYNMAVAYWRLNKWDKVIEELEKTLKINPNNIDAQKYLYMARKNAQIHE; translated from the coding sequence ATGATTTATTTCTTGTTTTTATTAACATTTTGGGTGTTTGTTTATACATTGTTCCCGTCGGTTGCAATCTATCGTGATGCAGGAGAGATGGTATCTGTTTGTTACAAGTATGGAATAGCTCACCCGCCCGGGTATCCGTTATATGTGGTTCTTGGAAAAATCTTTACAATTTTAATTCCATTCGGAAATATAGCCTATCGTGTAAACTGCATGAGTGCTGTTTTTGGCGCTTTAACTTGTAGTATCATATATTTGATTATAAAGCAGTTGACCTGTTCTTTTTCTATCCCGCAATCCCACAATCCCGCAATCCCGCACTCTCTCTATTCCACAATCCCACAATCGCACAATCCCGCTTTCTTATTATCCGCCTGCTTACCTGTTCTTATTTTTGCTTTTTCCAAGACCTTATGGTCTGTTTCAGTAGTCGCGGAAATGTATACTCTAAACATCTTTTTTATTGTATTGATAATTTATTTATTACTCACTACTCGTTACTTGTTACTCGTTTCTTTCCTGTTAGGGCTAGCGACAGGCAACCGTATTGAGATAATTTTAATTGTTCCCGGGATTTTATATTGGGTTGTAAAGAGTAAAATACAAAACCTTTTTTCAATTAAAAATATAATTACTTATGTAATTCTGTTTTTTCTTGGTTTTTCTATATTTGCATTTTTGCCTGCAAGGTCAAAAACTCAGCCATATCTAAATTGGAATAAACCCGATAATATACAGACAGTAATGGATACAATTACCCGTAAAACGCACGGGAAAACATTGGATTTAATCTCCACAAGATATAAAATCAGTGATGTTTTTTACTCGGGAATGAAGGTCTATTTAGAAAGAACTTTTAATCTATTTACCATTATTGGTATTCCGATAGTATTTTTTGGATTTTTATATTTGTATAAAGCAAAAAAGGATTTTTTGATATCAACATTAATGATTTACATTATCACAGGACCTTTTTTCATTACAATTGCTAAAATGCCGCCTAACCCGTATGCACTTGCAATTGTGGAACCGCACTATTTAATTTCTGATTTAATGCTTGCTTTGTGGTTTGGTTTCGGGATATATTTTGTGTCCCGAAAGTTAAAAACGGTTTCTATTATTTTTTTAATAATTCCAATATGGTTATTTACATTAAATATAGGTAAACAAAATATGCGTAATAATTTTACTGCATACGATTTTGCAAGGAACGTTTTCAGGTCTCTTCCGGCCAATTCAATAATTATATCAAGAGAAGATATTCAGGTTTTTTCAGAATGGTATTTACAGTATGTGGAAAATAAACGTAATGATATTACAGTTATAGCAAAAGGACTTTCGGGAAGTAAATGGTATCAGGAAACGTTAAAAAAATATAAAAATACGGATGTTTTTTCATTAAATAATCCGGATACATTTTCCCAGTTTTATATATTCAATAAAAACAGGAATGTCTGTTTTACAAGTGATGTTGAAGATTACGAAATGCTTGGTCAGAAATATTATGTTTATCCTTATGGGCTGGTTTTTCAGGTAAAAGATATAAAAACAGTATTTGATAAGCCGGTTAATTTTGTGGAATTTTACATAAAGAGAAGCGTTCTCAATGCATCTGCATATCCGGATTTTTTTACACAGAAAATTATCTCACAATATGCCGATTCTTTGTTCAAAGCAGGTCTTTTCTTTATGAGGGAAGATAAAGAAAAAGATGCAATAATAAAATTTAATGAAGCAATATCAATAAAAGAAGATTATCCTTCTATATATTATAATCTCGGCTGGCTTTATTATCAAAAAAATGATTTAGAAAAAACCGAGTATTACTATAAGGAATCAATAAAATATTATACAAAAATGTACAATGATGCAATTGAATATAAGTCTTTTCCGGAAGTGGTTGATTCAATTCTTTACGATTGGGCAATTGTTTATAATAATCTTGGGACTATTTATGAAAAACAAAACAAAACTAATGAAGCTATTTCCGAATATAACGAAGCAGTCAAAATTAAATCCGATTATATGGATGCACACTATAATATGGCAGTGGCATATTGGCGTCTTAATAAATGGGATAAAGTTATTGAAGAACTTGAAAAAACTCTAAAAATCAATCCAAACAATATCGATGCCCAGAAATATCTTTACATGGCAAGGAAAAACGCTCAAATACACGAATGA
- a CDS encoding DUF2723 domain-containing protein — protein sequence MIIVFLINLGILLFTSSPTVCTGDSGELITSSYVLGISHPPGYPLYVLLGKIFTILIPYGNIAYRVNCMSVFFGALTCGIMYLLMKHLTSSSADPLSHNPTIAQSHDSAISQSHNPAFPLSRFPAFLSAFFLAFSNIFWSQCVQTKGGIYTLNAFFVILIIYLLLVNRYSLLISFLFGLGLCNHHTLVLLFPGMLYLILQSPKYPVLSGANSVQNKPLRHWTSPALPRGRDIGHWTLFFLLGFSLYLYLFIRSRQNPIANWDNPGKFINFLRVVFRIGYGGVMHIEEKGGYLFRPLPLLMQQLWEYIKNIVDSFTVFGSILGITGFIYNYKKEKKYFWFLFLIFFFSGPIFMFLANKPVDDSTRDLLEPFHIPSVIIFAIWIGMGVKYIVDKTTWVYHKAVCTFVAYIFITGFLVFQFSANFQRNNLRYNFFPFDLGKNILKTVSNNSLLFLDKADESVFILAYQKIVEKRRPTVDVFDCNASVFPNIYGDRYYWIKGSERRMVRLPIERKMILDSGKSTYYLAENPDYFSDMKFYNAGLLYSLNKEMPQHDFSYIYALRGKYSRFRDAILAYFYYLTLSKYYIETNQKNTAILMFKNAIEIFPNYEDAHYSLAALYWDMKNWQGVVEEFEKVLQINPERADVKNYLEIAKKRL from the coding sequence ATGATAATAGTATTTTTGATAAACTTAGGAATATTACTATTCACTTCTTCACCTACTGTATGTACAGGCGATAGTGGCGAACTTATAACTTCTTCGTACGTTTTGGGTATTAGTCACCCGCCGGGATATCCGTTGTATGTGTTGCTTGGGAAGATATTTACAATTTTAATCCCTTATGGAAACATAGCATATCGTGTAAATTGCATGAGCGTCTTTTTCGGAGCATTAACCTGCGGTATAATGTATTTGTTAATGAAGCATCTTACCAGCTCGTCCGCTGACCCTCTATCCCACAATCCCACAATCGCACAATCCCACGATTCCGCTATCTCTCAATCGCACAATCCCGCTTTCCCACTTTCCCGCTTTCCCGCTTTCTTATCCGCCTTTTTCTTAGCTTTTTCTAATATATTTTGGTCTCAATGTGTCCAGACAAAAGGCGGGATATACACATTAAACGCGTTTTTTGTCATATTGATTATTTATTTATTACTCGTTAATCGTTACTCGTTACTCATTTCTTTCTTATTCGGTTTAGGGCTTTGTAACCACCATACACTAGTACTTTTATTTCCCGGTATGTTATATTTAATACTCCAAAGTCCTAAGTATCCTGTTTTGAGCGGAGCAAACTCAGTTCAAAATAAACCTTTAAGACATTGGACATCGCCCGCCTTGCCACGGGGCAGGGACATCGGACATTGGACGCTATTTTTTTTACTTGGTTTTTCACTATATTTATATTTGTTTATTCGTTCCCGCCAAAATCCGATAGCCAATTGGGACAATCCCGGTAAGTTTATAAATTTTTTAAGAGTAGTTTTCAGGATAGGATACGGCGGTGTAATGCATATTGAAGAGAAAGGGGGATATTTATTTAGACCCCTGCCTCTGCTGATGCAGCAGCTTTGGGAATATATTAAAAATATCGTAGATTCATTTACTGTCTTTGGATCTATTTTAGGAATTACCGGTTTTATTTATAATTATAAAAAAGAAAAGAAATATTTTTGGTTTCTATTTTTAATCTTCTTTTTTTCTGGACCAATTTTTATGTTTTTGGCTAATAAACCTGTAGATGATTCTACGAGAGACCTGCTCGAACCCTTTCACATACCTTCAGTAATAATATTCGCAATATGGATTGGTATGGGGGTAAAGTATATAGTCGATAAAACAACCTGGGTTTACCATAAAGCGGTTTGCACGTTCGTGGCTTATATTTTTATAACAGGATTTTTGGTTTTCCAGTTTTCGGCAAACTTTCAAAGAAACAATTTAAGATACAATTTCTTCCCGTTTGACCTCGGCAAAAATATTTTGAAAACTGTTTCAAATAACTCATTGCTTTTTCTGGATAAAGCAGATGAATCTGTATTTATTCTTGCATATCAGAAAATAGTTGAAAAAAGAAGGCCGACAGTAGATGTTTTTGACTGTAATGCAAGTGTTTTTCCCAACATATATGGTGATAGGTATTATTGGATTAAGGGTAGTGAAAGGCGGATGGTTAGGTTGCCGATTGAAAGAAAAATGATTTTAGATAGCGGGAAAAGCACTTATTATTTAGCTGAAAATCCTGATTATTTCAGTGATATGAAATTTTATAATGCAGGGCTTTTATATTCACTTAACAAGGAAATGCCTCAACATGATTTTTCTTATATTTATGCATTAAGAGGAAAGTATTCGAGGTTTCGTGATGCTATTTTAGCTTATTTTTATTATCTTACATTATCAAAGTATTATATTGAAACTAATCAAAAAAATACGGCGATATTAATGTTTAAAAATGCCATTGAAATATTCCCAAATTATGAAGATGCACATTATAGTTTAGCAGCTTTATACTGGGATATGAAAAACTGGCAGGGTGTGGTGGAAGAATTTGAAAAAGTTTTACAGATAAATCCGGAAAGAGCTGATGTGAAAAATTATCTGGAAATAGCTAAAAAAAGATTATGA